One stretch of uncultured Desulfovibrio sp. DNA includes these proteins:
- a CDS encoding HD-GYP domain-containing protein, whose amino-acid sequence MLCHSRLNLAECATRHEKLVPCSSAVTEIIHQLAESLGKAIDAKDTYTLAHSEEVAIISQSLALAMGLGHQVADIIHVAGHLHDLGKIGVPDDILAKTSALAPKEWLAIRKHPDMGADILAPIACLRDCGIVDMVRAHHERFDGNGYPQGLKGGHIPLGARIITVADSLSAMLQSRPYRQAKSFDEACREIIKGTGSQFDPDVVKAFMSIRDRLRDLVAMLRVG is encoded by the coding sequence ATGTTGTGTCATTCCCGCCTTAACCTTGCCGAATGTGCCACCCGCCACGAAAAACTCGTTCCTTGCAGCTCTGCTGTGACAGAAATCATCCACCAGCTTGCGGAATCACTCGGCAAAGCCATAGACGCCAAGGATACCTATACCCTCGCCCATTCAGAAGAAGTTGCCATCATCTCGCAGTCTTTGGCCCTTGCAATGGGTCTGGGGCACCAGGTTGCCGACATAATCCATGTGGCCGGGCACCTGCATGACCTTGGCAAAATTGGCGTTCCTGACGACATTCTGGCCAAAACATCCGCTCTTGCTCCCAAGGAATGGCTGGCGATCCGCAAGCATCCAGACATGGGGGCCGACATCCTTGCTCCCATAGCCTGCCTGCGGGATTGCGGCATTGTGGATATGGTACGCGCCCACCACGAACGTTTTGACGGCAACGGTTACCCGCAGGGGCTTAAAGGCGGGCATATTCCCCTGGGCGCACGCATCATCACTGTTGCGGATAGTCTTTCTGCCATGCTGCAATCCCGCCCATACCGCCAGGCCAAGAGCTTTGACGAGGCCTGCCGTGAAATAATAAAAGGTACTGGCAGCCAGTTTGATCCGGATGTGGTCAAAGCCTTTATGAGCATCAGGGACAGGCTGCGCGACCTTGTTGCCATGTTGCGTGTGGGCTGA